In one Nicotiana sylvestris chromosome 8, ASM39365v2, whole genome shotgun sequence genomic region, the following are encoded:
- the LOC138875574 gene encoding nuclear matrix constituent protein 1-like: MSLASVLIDAYHSLVEDKHALTLELGEAEQTRDDLIVCVDDVKETICEPEKEKLVLTKKIANIEHERHDLAIVFVEHKEAIENFRKEREALMKRVTEIEEEKDDLLVVIADLRETIEGLGTESKPGNSGKGKEIASEEHIRLENKLKAVRTSLCVESEKKKHLQTEMERIKNDLEKSLKWTWSSEAITAMYVNNGENRHGIGFQRKKTP; encoded by the coding sequence ATGTCTTTAGCTAGTGTattgattgatgcctatcatagtcttgtggaggataaGCATGCCTTGACCTTAGAGctaggagaagctgaacaaactagagatgatCTGATAGTATGTGTTGATGATGTGAAAGAAACCATTTGTGAGCCGGAGAAAGAAAAACTTGTCTTAACCAAAAAAATTGCTAACATAGAACATGAAAGACATGACTTAGCAATTGTATTTGTTGAGCACAAGGAAGCTATTGAAAActtcagaaaagaaagagaagcCTTGATGAAAAGAGTGACTGAGATAGAGGAAGAAAAAGATGATCTCTTGGTAGTAATTGCAgacctaagggaaacaatagAGGGACTAGGGACTGAGTCAAAACCTGGAAATTCTGGAAAAGGAAAGGAGATAGCaagtgaggaacacattaggcttgaaaacaAGTTGAAGGCTGTAAGAACTAGTTTGTGTGTTGAATCTGAGAAAAAAAAGCATCTCCAGACTGAAatggaaagaataaaaaatgatcttgaaaagtccctaaagtggacctggtcctcagaagctaTCACTGCCATGTACGTTAATAATGGTGAAAACAGGCACGGAATAGGGTTCCAGAGGAAGAAAACTCCTTAA